A section of the Trichomycterus rosablanca isolate fTriRos1 chromosome 6, fTriRos1.hap1, whole genome shotgun sequence genome encodes:
- the gpr34a gene encoding probable G-protein coupled receptor 34a produces MHERAQIINYMLTGKHPDTLQKMGANTMTMVTINYKYLQPNTTFLQPTSLEQNSSCPSEEESLRVPFAVCYSLIFMFGLVGNLLALWVFIFLHSRRNSVRIFLINVALADLVLIACLPFRIMYHVLGNSWQLGSRMCKVVGNLFYMNMYVSITLLGLISLDRYVKIQDFPGSRGSSCHRWLKGNRWSVVACGVLWTASLLAVVPMIALAEGNEEEGKCFHYKSRTRARSKAYFNLVLVGGFWLVFLVLVLSYGRIACRLLQESRDKQDLPNAGHYARAAKKSFVVLLLFTICFVPFHAFRGVYVWSQLTNMPCEMLRFVDRTNEVMLLLSALNSCLDPLMYFVLSGSVRKATMKAFSQVFCVHYNQTVAINSTTAEFRRTSMSQASTTALATPRGSIGLIVIPRCINTSPKDNA; encoded by the coding sequence AATTATAAACTACATGCTGACTGGCAAGCACCCAgacacactgcaaaaaatggGGGCAAACACAATGACAATGGTTACCATTAACTACAAGTACCTGCAGCCAAACACCACTTTTCTTCAGCCCACTTCCCTAGAACAAAACAGTTCATGTCCTTCAGAGGAAGAATCCCTTCGTGTGCCATTTGCTGTCTGTTACTCTCTGATCTTCATGTTCGGCTTAGTGGGGAATCTGCTTGCCCTTTGGGTGTTCATCTTCCTCCACTCACGCCGGAACTCAGTTCGCATCTTTCTCATTAACGTGGCCCTGGCTGACCTGGTGCTCATAGCCTGCCTCCCATTCCGCATCATGTACCATGTACTTGGTAACTCCTGGCAGTTGGGTTCCCGTATGTGCAAAGTTGTGGGAAACCTCTTCTACATGAACATGTATGTAAGCATCACTCTGCTGGGCCTTATAAGTCTGGACCGATATGTAAAGATACAAGATTTTCCAGGATCACGGGGATCCTCCTGCCATCGCTGGCTCAAAGGAAACAGGTGGAGTGTGGTGGCATGCGGGGTACTGTGGACAGCCTCACTACTGGCAGTGGTTCCCATGATTGCGCTAGCCGAGGGCAACGAGGAGGAAGGCAAATGCTTCCATTACAAATCTCGCACGCGAGCACGCAGTAAGGCCTACTTTAACTTAGTCCTGGTGGGAGGTTTCTGGCTGGTTTTCTTGGTTCTGGTGCTGTCATATGGACGGATTGCTTGCCGTCTCTTGCAAGAATCCCGTGATAAGCAAGATTTGCCTAATGCAGGGCATTATGCCCGTGCGGCTAAAAAGTCTTTTGTGGTGCTCTTACTGTTTACCATTTGCTTCGTGCCCTTCCATGCTTTCAGAGGTGTGTATGTTTGGTCACAGCTCACCAATATGCCCTGCGAGATGCTCCGTTTCGTGGATCGCACCAACGAGGTTATGCTGCTCCTTTCTGCACTAaacagctgtttggaccctctCATGTACTTTGTGCTTTCAGGTTCAGTGCGAAAAGCTACAATGAAAGCTTTTTCCCAGGTTTTTTGTGTGCACTACAACCAAACAGTGGCCATCAACAGTACCACCGCAGAGTTTCGCAGAACATCAATGTCCCAGGCATCTACAACTGCGCTGGCTACTCCACGCGGAAGCATTGGGCTAATAGTCATACCCCGTTGTATAAATACCAGTCCTAAAGATAATGCATGA